In one window of Mobiluncus massiliensis DNA:
- the amrS gene encoding AmmeMemoRadiSam system radical SAM enzyme: MGDGFETTDMKSRDRVAKWWTLREDGRIRCDLCPRACTLRDGQRGFCYTRMAQGQKMVLDTYGRCSGLGLDPIEKKPLYHFLPGSQVLSFGTAGCNLNCRFCQNWDISKARENDRLTTAVSPGEIADLAVHYGAQSVAFTYNDPTIFAEYAIDTARACHAEKLRTVAVSAGYICAEPRREMYAELDGANLDLKGFTEDFYWHLTGAHLHDVLETIAYVCNETECWVELTTLLIPGHNDYDGEIQKLSKWIVDNVGPDVPLHFSAFHPDWKMRDVPRTPASTLQRAREIARGEGIRFVYIGNIRDREGGTTFCPGCGDSLIVRDWFDVCENTVGESGQCPRCATVLPGVWA; encoded by the coding sequence ATGGGCGATGGGTTTGAAACTACGGACATGAAAAGTCGAGACCGAGTCGCAAAGTGGTGGACTTTGCGCGAGGACGGCCGAATTCGCTGTGACTTATGCCCCCGTGCCTGTACGTTGCGCGATGGACAAAGAGGGTTTTGTTATACCCGGATGGCTCAAGGTCAGAAAATGGTGTTGGATACCTACGGGCGCTGTTCCGGTTTGGGGCTCGATCCCATCGAAAAAAAGCCGCTGTACCATTTCTTGCCAGGTTCTCAGGTGCTGTCCTTCGGAACGGCAGGATGTAACCTGAACTGCCGGTTTTGCCAAAACTGGGACATCTCCAAAGCCCGGGAAAATGACCGTTTAACCACGGCTGTCAGTCCTGGGGAAATCGCGGATTTGGCGGTGCACTACGGGGCACAATCGGTCGCTTTCACCTACAACGATCCCACGATTTTTGCCGAATACGCCATAGATACCGCCAGAGCCTGCCACGCCGAGAAGCTGCGGACAGTAGCGGTGAGCGCCGGGTATATCTGTGCCGAGCCACGGCGAGAGATGTATGCGGAATTGGATGGGGCGAACCTCGATCTAAAGGGGTTTACTGAAGATTTCTATTGGCATTTGACCGGCGCTCATTTGCACGACGTGTTGGAAACTATCGCTTATGTATGCAACGAAACCGAGTGCTGGGTGGAACTGACCACGCTGTTAATCCCTGGTCACAATGATTATGACGGGGAAATTCAAAAGCTTTCGAAGTGGATAGTAGACAATGTTGGACCGGACGTTCCACTGCACTTCTCGGCTTTCCATCCCGACTGGAAGATGCGCGATGTGCCGCGGACCCCGGCAAGCACACTGCAACGGGCGCGGGAAATTGCGCGAGGCGAAGGAATCCGGTTTGTCTATATCGGCAACATACGCGACCGTGAGGGGGGAACCACGTTTTGTCCCGGGTGTGGAGATTCGCTCATCGTGCGGGACTGGTTCGATGTTTGCGAAAACACGGTTGGAGAGTCGGGACAATGCCCCCGCTGCGCAACTGTCCTTCCCGGAGTCTGGGCTTAG
- the rsmI gene encoding 16S rRNA (cytidine(1402)-2'-O)-methyltransferase gives MDYPPVFEEVNLVLAGTPIGNVGDGSPRLREALRTADIVACEDTRRTRDLARRLGIEISARLLAYHEHNEATITPELLSLTRDGKRVLQVSDAGMPGISDPGFRLSQAAAKAGIPFTVLPGPSAPLLALVGSGLPTDSFTFVGFLPRKAAALYQTLQSLAARSESLIFLESPRRTIETLDAMVQVFGPGRPAALARELTKTHEEFIRGTLESVHSELCSRPEVLGEIVIVVQGAPAGGQAEPPTQHLEKMEQLVHQGVKAKAAAKLIAAWFGGSANELFSSYIEGKRD, from the coding sequence ATGGATTATCCCCCGGTGTTTGAGGAAGTAAACCTGGTTTTGGCCGGAACTCCAATCGGAAATGTCGGCGATGGCTCACCCCGTCTACGCGAGGCGCTTCGCACCGCTGACATTGTGGCTTGTGAAGATACCCGCCGGACCCGCGACTTAGCTCGCCGCCTGGGAATCGAAATATCCGCCCGCCTGTTGGCTTACCATGAGCATAATGAAGCGACGATAACCCCGGAATTGTTGAGCCTAACCCGCGATGGCAAACGGGTTCTGCAGGTTTCGGATGCGGGAATGCCGGGAATTTCAGACCCCGGGTTTCGCCTGAGCCAAGCTGCCGCAAAGGCTGGAATACCGTTTACGGTTCTCCCCGGGCCTTCCGCTCCGCTCCTGGCTTTAGTGGGTTCGGGTTTGCCTACGGATTCTTTCACCTTCGTGGGATTCTTGCCGCGCAAAGCCGCCGCTTTGTACCAGACGTTACAATCTCTCGCGGCTCGCAGCGAGTCCCTGATTTTCTTGGAGTCGCCCCGCCGGACCATCGAGACGCTGGACGCTATGGTCCAGGTTTTCGGCCCCGGTCGACCAGCTGCACTAGCGCGGGAACTGACGAAAACTCATGAAGAATTCATCAGGGGCACCTTGGAATCTGTGCATTCCGAGTTGTGCTCACGCCCCGAGGTTTTAGGCGAAATCGTTATCGTCGTCCAAGGGGCACCCGCCGGGGGCCAGGCTGAACCCCCGACACAGCACCTCGAGAAAATGGAACAGCTGGTACACCAAGGGGTGAAGGCCAAAGCGGCCGCCAAGCTCATTGCGGCTTGGTTCGGCGGCTCCGCTAATGAACTTTTTTCCTCATACATTGAGGGAAAACGCGACTAA